The proteins below come from a single Saccharophagus degradans 2-40 genomic window:
- a CDS encoding acyltransferase family protein translates to MQQGIQHWAHTRKHELDWLRVLAFGLLIIYHIGMAYVADWGWHVKSSHQSEFLQNLMLWSNQWRMPLLFIISGAAVSFQLAREPSWRFATGITGRVLPALFFGMFIIVAPQVYIELKSKGLLADTNFFSFWQDYAGSAVGLGEPLPPAYIRGAYTNLTWNHLWYLPYLLAYSLVAWAIYPLICNSYTAKIAPVINVLPKASIGLGLYILPIATLFIIGETLWQAYPTTFDLVNDWYNNARYFFAFIFGVLAVRSTTLWQAIHQLRTLSVVAATLTYALILFFIHGGELSTYIPWLNNYENTIRSILWPANTWLWLMTVLGYGQHFFNKPNKFISKANKGVFCFYIVHQTIIVVAVYWFSSYSLSPWLEPILVTVITVTGCLVCYWCVPRTAWLKKLLGVS, encoded by the coding sequence ATGCAACAAGGTATACAGCATTGGGCACATACGCGTAAACACGAGCTAGATTGGTTGCGGGTATTGGCCTTTGGCTTACTTATTATTTACCACATAGGTATGGCCTATGTGGCGGACTGGGGCTGGCATGTTAAAAGCAGTCACCAAAGTGAATTTTTACAAAACCTTATGCTGTGGTCTAATCAGTGGCGAATGCCTCTGTTATTTATAATTAGTGGTGCAGCCGTTTCGTTTCAGCTTGCTCGCGAGCCAAGCTGGCGATTTGCTACAGGGATAACTGGGCGTGTGCTGCCCGCGCTATTCTTCGGAATGTTTATTATTGTTGCCCCACAGGTGTATATAGAGTTAAAAAGTAAGGGCCTGCTAGCGGACACTAACTTCTTTAGTTTTTGGCAAGACTACGCAGGTTCCGCCGTTGGCCTAGGCGAGCCTCTGCCCCCTGCCTACATTCGCGGTGCATATACAAACCTAACCTGGAACCACCTGTGGTACCTGCCGTATCTACTCGCATACAGTCTTGTGGCATGGGCTATTTACCCACTTATATGCAACAGCTACACAGCCAAAATTGCACCTGTAATTAATGTATTACCCAAAGCAAGCATTGGGCTTGGTCTATATATACTACCTATCGCCACACTCTTTATTATTGGCGAAACACTTTGGCAGGCCTATCCCACCACCTTTGACCTAGTCAATGACTGGTACAACAATGCGCGTTATTTTTTCGCTTTTATTTTCGGTGTACTCGCAGTTCGCAGTACCACGCTATGGCAAGCCATTCATCAGTTACGCACCTTATCGGTAGTGGCTGCAACATTAACCTATGCTTTAATTTTATTTTTTATTCATGGTGGTGAGCTAAGCACGTATATACCATGGCTAAATAATTACGAGAACACAATTCGCAGCATACTATGGCCTGCAAATACTTGGCTTTGGCTAATGACTGTACTAGGTTACGGGCAGCACTTTTTTAACAAGCCAAATAAGTTTATTAGCAAAGCCAACAAAGGTGTTTTCTGTTTTTACATTGTGCATCAAACAATAATTGTTGTTGCTGTGTACTGGTTTAGTTCGTATTCACTGAGCCCTTGGTTAGAGCCCATTTTGGTAACTGTAATTACCGTAACGGGTTGCTTAGTATGCTATTGGTGCGTGCCCCGAACAGCGTGGCTTAAAAAGCTATTGGGGGTGAGCTAA
- a CDS encoding methyl-accepting chemotaxis protein, translating into MTLHSGLSWSSVSPAINSGYKTLQREVLAELVRVKDEKVAHANAEFYQTVALLFVVLIGILVVSYIIASSISKPLKQFVKSFIHLAESKDMGLQVDERGDNELAELGAAFNMLVNSFNEALIGVRTHASSMNNINVETAEAMRTALQLSGNQLTATDSISVAVNEMTATIQEVSNMAQNTSEAVQKAHEISVSSVKNADRSRELMESLTVELGNTSKVVGVLNDEATQISGVLNVIQGIAEQTNLLALNAVIEAARAGEMGRGFAVVADEVRSLARRTQESTEQIRDQVQSLLSGADSATENMAKLQQEGLRSVEIVMETSAAFNVLKGELDSITDMATQIAVATEEQTSVSSEINRRICAVKDDSEQLASQATTTMKMTDSVAVEGRLLQEHIDKFKTKG; encoded by the coding sequence ATGACTTTGCATAGCGGTTTAAGCTGGTCTAGCGTGTCGCCTGCGATAAATTCAGGCTACAAAACATTACAGCGCGAAGTGCTAGCCGAATTAGTAAGAGTGAAAGATGAAAAGGTGGCTCACGCCAACGCAGAATTTTACCAAACAGTAGCGCTGTTGTTCGTAGTGTTAATCGGTATTCTGGTTGTGTCTTATATTATTGCTTCAAGTATTTCGAAGCCACTAAAACAATTTGTTAAGTCGTTTATTCATTTGGCCGAGTCTAAAGATATGGGGCTGCAGGTAGATGAGCGCGGGGACAATGAGCTGGCCGAGCTAGGTGCAGCTTTTAATATGCTGGTAAACAGCTTTAATGAGGCGCTAATAGGTGTGCGAACCCATGCCTCTTCTATGAATAACATAAATGTAGAAACGGCAGAGGCAATGCGCACAGCATTGCAGCTATCTGGCAATCAGTTAACGGCTACAGATAGTATATCGGTGGCCGTTAATGAAATGACAGCAACTATTCAGGAAGTTTCTAACATGGCTCAGAATACGTCTGAAGCTGTGCAAAAAGCCCACGAAATTTCTGTTTCTAGTGTTAAAAATGCCGATAGAAGCCGTGAGTTAATGGAGAGCCTAACCGTAGAGCTGGGTAACACTTCCAAGGTGGTAGGTGTATTAAATGATGAAGCCACGCAAATAAGTGGTGTACTTAACGTTATTCAAGGCATAGCAGAGCAAACAAATTTACTTGCGCTGAATGCCGTAATTGAGGCTGCCCGAGCAGGCGAGATGGGGCGGGGGTTTGCGGTAGTGGCCGATGAGGTGAGAAGCTTGGCCCGCAGAACACAGGAGTCGACAGAACAAATACGAGATCAAGTTCAATCGCTATTGAGCGGTGCCGATTCTGCAACGGAAAACATGGCCAAATTACAGCAAGAAGGTTTGCGCTCAGTTGAAATAGTAATGGAAACCTCTGCAGCGTTTAACGTACTAAAAGGTGAACTAGACAGCATTACCGATATGGCCACGCAAATTGCGGTTGCAACAGAAGAGCAAACATCGGTTTCCAGCGAGATTAATCGCCGCATTTGTGCGGTTAAAGATGATTCTGAGCAGTTGGCGAGCCAGGCGACCACCACAATGAAAATGACCGATTCGGTTGCAGTTGAGGGGCGGCTGCTACAGGAACATATAGATAAATTTAAAACGAAAGGTTAG
- a CDS encoding sulfite exporter TauE/SafE family protein, whose protein sequence is MEFLYFFALAGLLVGFVVGLTGVGGGSLMTPILIHFGVSPAVSVGTDLLYAAITKGGGIYVHHKKRNVDWRIAGLLCCGSIPAALATLWFLSASGFDSETVNTLIKVGLGWTILITAFVILFKQQIMRYSRQNDIWITRLTGSHQNAATIIVGLVMGVIVTLTSIGAGALGTVALFLLFPFLPVVRLVGTEIAHAVPLTLVAGLGHASVGNVDWNLLFNLLIGSLPGVFVGSHLAHRVSDKYLRPGLAVMLIYAGSKLAF, encoded by the coding sequence ATGGAATTTTTGTACTTTTTTGCGTTAGCTGGTTTGCTAGTGGGGTTTGTTGTTGGCTTAACAGGGGTGGGCGGCGGCTCGCTTATGACGCCCATACTCATTCATTTTGGCGTTTCGCCTGCTGTGTCTGTTGGCACAGACTTACTCTACGCCGCCATTACCAAAGGCGGCGGTATTTACGTACACCATAAAAAGCGCAATGTTGATTGGCGTATTGCAGGCTTACTATGCTGCGGTAGTATTCCCGCTGCACTGGCGACGCTTTGGTTTTTAAGCGCTAGCGGGTTTGATTCCGAAACAGTAAACACGCTTATTAAAGTGGGCCTAGGCTGGACCATTTTAATTACCGCTTTCGTCATTTTATTTAAGCAACAAATAATGCGTTACAGCCGACAAAACGATATATGGATAACCCGACTAACCGGCTCACATCAAAATGCCGCCACGATAATAGTTGGGTTGGTAATGGGGGTAATCGTTACGCTTACCTCTATTGGCGCGGGCGCGCTGGGAACCGTTGCTTTATTTTTGCTGTTCCCGTTTTTACCTGTTGTACGCCTTGTAGGAACCGAAATTGCGCACGCAGTGCCGCTTACGCTGGTAGCAGGCTTAGGCCACGCCAGCGTGGGAAATGTGGATTGGAATTTACTGTTCAATTTACTTATCGGTTCGCTACCGGGTGTATTTGTTGGTAGCCATCTTGCCCATCGCGTTTCAGATAAGTACTTGCGCCCAGGGTTGGCGGTAATGTTGATTTATGCGGGGAGTAAGTTGGCTTTTTAG
- a CDS encoding GGDEF domain-containing protein, which produces MSSRQIQISAISFLTAVLYVAFAFLEKPWASEQVEVLMFKLHIFVNVPLLLGLSFLAYKQRFYRYVMPSFAALPIVSMSCHAVIASKLVNYTPFAPEAYLGVVWIFVVSGMTFRYALISAITALCILAGSAFYFIEQQSSYVMHVFWLACSFSFGFLGALMLDRSRKQFFVSQQELQHLAVTDPLTGLYNRNQLNIVLNKEMAREQRYNRSFGLLVIDVDFFKSINDSFGHEAGDNVLKQISQDLLQSVRKIDTVIRWGGEEFIVVASEVDKQSIVALSENLCKKIEGSEFNGVGRVTVSIGATLYKLDDTPSDLLSRADKALYKAKETGRNIAIYTS; this is translated from the coding sequence ATGTCTTCACGTCAAATTCAAATATCTGCTATTAGCTTTTTAACTGCCGTATTGTACGTGGCCTTTGCATTTTTGGAAAAACCTTGGGCTAGCGAGCAAGTAGAAGTGCTAATGTTTAAGCTGCATATTTTTGTAAATGTTCCATTGCTATTGGGGTTAAGCTTTTTGGCCTATAAGCAGCGTTTTTATCGCTATGTAATGCCTTCCTTTGCTGCCCTACCCATTGTATCCATGTCCTGCCATGCGGTTATTGCTAGCAAGCTGGTAAATTACACGCCGTTCGCACCCGAAGCCTATTTGGGTGTGGTGTGGATATTCGTTGTATCTGGTATGACTTTTCGCTATGCCTTAATCAGTGCCATTACAGCGCTGTGTATATTAGCTGGGTCGGCTTTCTATTTTATCGAGCAACAGAGTAGTTACGTAATGCATGTATTTTGGTTGGCATGCAGCTTTTCGTTCGGTTTTTTGGGGGCGCTTATGCTTGATAGATCCCGCAAGCAGTTCTTTGTTAGTCAGCAAGAGTTACAACACCTAGCTGTTACCGACCCGTTAACCGGCCTTTACAATCGCAATCAATTGAACATTGTGCTTAATAAAGAGATGGCGCGCGAGCAGCGCTATAACCGATCTTTTGGGTTGTTGGTAATAGATGTAGATTTCTTTAAAAGCATTAATGATTCCTTCGGACACGAAGCTGGGGATAATGTATTAAAACAAATATCGCAAGACCTGCTGCAATCGGTACGTAAAATCGATACGGTAATTCGCTGGGGCGGAGAAGAATTTATTGTTGTTGCGAGTGAGGTGGATAAACAAAGTATTGTGGCCTTGAGTGAAAATTTGTGTAAGAAAATAGAGGGTAGTGAATTTAACGGGGTAGGGCGTGTAACGGTTAGCATAGGGGCTACTTTATACAAGCTGGATGACACCCCATCTGACCTGCTTAGCCGTGCAGATAAGGCTTTGTATAAGGCTAAAGAAACCGGTCGAAATATTGCTATTTATACGTCCTAG
- a CDS encoding BNR-4 repeat-containing protein gives MNLKNISRLLSHGIVSAIAILLALNTQAQVQLEKEYKVADNALYFNGRKVGSNAEDNGTGVYDYKFGGRISAHGDAIKVYKNFIFTTWYRGGKFDRHMMLSRYNTRTGVVKTIEFPHRHTGFNGKWWIGESHNTIAIGISPKDEKIHLLFDMHSYANSGAFRDDYFRYAYSVENAATVADNDFKLSLFVKDGPNDYNHVSLNGTADPAQFQDLTYPYFFLNDDNDLLMHMRVGGNDNGAYVFSKYNANTSKWDRLTQFNHLNAKTKGQAYNWGLYGRMKYVDGKLQVAFQRRSGNKNDKYEYQNGIYYAYSNDQSGKSQWKDHTGAGFNIPFANADRIKIYEPGNLVEATGKNEVYIVGGFDFTVTDRGDVHIISQVKDKKNNVVKHLHSYKPKGAANFRHTTDFSGATQLYTYANNVYIIGLKGGRPFVKKANGGTNNFTTIYETNSGKSFAHGVPHIYNGKLYYYMQAKGDSTQLPIYVQIIDLGLGNSETSNPSNDGPAGYTFSAREGGTVNITGTMNVAYGAGDSFNYHYNQTSDLPCNNQTFGDPKPRTIKNCYVKSVQVETSTDQCDTTNQCRAEYSFFDGAMDCAGSASNASICMCGNERCDSLNDSNTDNSSGSNASGAYCAGIAEVSQGVKRELNLNNVNCVKFSENLAGNTLQVWDSDNASCDFRGVVESRDGTGNLTISANYHSADSFTGRVIRFTPSNNCKYVQVRSY, from the coding sequence GTGAACCTAAAAAACATATCGCGCCTGCTTTCGCACGGCATAGTCAGCGCTATTGCGATATTGCTAGCGCTTAATACCCAAGCCCAAGTACAACTCGAAAAAGAATACAAAGTGGCAGACAACGCCCTGTATTTTAACGGCCGCAAAGTGGGCAGCAATGCAGAAGATAACGGCACCGGCGTATACGATTATAAATTTGGCGGCAGAATATCCGCCCACGGTGATGCAATAAAAGTATATAAAAACTTCATTTTTACCACCTGGTATCGCGGCGGAAAATTCGATCGCCATATGATGCTATCCCGCTATAACACCAGAACTGGCGTAGTTAAAACCATTGAGTTTCCACACCGCCACACTGGCTTCAATGGCAAGTGGTGGATAGGCGAATCCCACAATACTATTGCCATTGGTATTAGCCCGAAAGACGAAAAAATACATTTACTGTTTGATATGCACTCCTACGCAAACAGCGGCGCTTTCCGCGATGACTACTTTCGCTACGCCTATTCCGTAGAAAATGCGGCTACCGTTGCCGATAACGATTTTAAGCTAAGCCTATTTGTAAAAGACGGCCCCAACGACTATAACCACGTAAGCTTAAACGGCACGGCAGACCCAGCTCAGTTTCAAGATTTAACCTACCCGTATTTTTTCTTAAACGACGATAACGACTTATTAATGCACATGCGCGTGGGCGGTAACGACAACGGCGCCTATGTTTTTTCTAAATACAACGCTAACACCAGCAAGTGGGATAGGCTAACGCAATTTAATCATCTAAACGCTAAAACAAAAGGCCAAGCTTATAACTGGGGCCTATACGGCAGAATGAAATACGTAGACGGAAAACTACAAGTAGCGTTCCAGCGCCGAAGCGGCAATAAGAATGATAAGTACGAATATCAAAACGGAATTTACTACGCCTACTCAAACGACCAAAGCGGAAAAAGCCAATGGAAAGACCACACAGGCGCGGGCTTTAATATTCCTTTCGCAAACGCCGATAGAATTAAAATTTACGAACCCGGTAACTTAGTTGAAGCCACAGGTAAAAACGAAGTATATATTGTTGGCGGTTTTGACTTTACAGTAACCGATCGCGGCGATGTACATATAATTAGCCAAGTGAAAGACAAAAAGAACAATGTTGTAAAACACCTACACTCTTACAAACCCAAAGGCGCGGCCAACTTTAGGCACACAACCGACTTTTCGGGCGCCACACAGTTGTACACCTACGCCAACAATGTTTACATTATTGGCCTAAAAGGCGGTCGCCCGTTTGTAAAAAAAGCTAACGGAGGAACCAATAATTTCACTACTATTTACGAAACCAATAGCGGAAAAAGTTTTGCCCACGGTGTGCCGCATATTTACAACGGCAAACTTTATTACTATATGCAAGCTAAAGGCGATAGCACTCAATTACCTATATACGTTCAAATAATTGATCTAGGCCTAGGTAATTCAGAAACATCTAACCCAAGTAATGACGGCCCCGCAGGCTATACCTTTTCTGCACGAGAAGGCGGTACAGTAAATATAACTGGCACTATGAACGTAGCCTATGGCGCTGGCGATAGTTTTAATTATCACTACAACCAAACCAGCGATTTACCATGCAACAACCAAACGTTTGGCGACCCCAAACCAAGAACAATAAAAAATTGCTACGTTAAAAGTGTGCAAGTAGAAACCAGCACAGACCAATGCGATACCACCAATCAATGCCGCGCAGAGTACAGTTTTTTTGACGGCGCTATGGATTGTGCCGGCAGCGCATCTAACGCAAGTATCTGCATGTGCGGTAACGAACGCTGCGACTCTTTAAACGATTCAAATACTGATAATAGCTCTGGTAGCAATGCAAGCGGCGCATACTGCGCAGGCATTGCAGAAGTATCACAAGGCGTAAAAAGAGAATTAAACCTTAACAACGTTAACTGTGTTAAATTCTCAGAGAACCTTGCAGGCAATACCCTACAGGTATGGGATAGCGACAACGCTTCATGCGATTTTAGAGGTGTGGTGGAATCCCGCGATGGCACAGGCAACTTAACCATAAGCGCCAACTATCATTCAGCCGATTCATTTACCGGTCGCGTTATACGCTTTACACCTAGTAACAATTGTAAATATGTGCAGGTTAGGTCGTATTAG
- a CDS encoding LysR family transcriptional regulator has translation MDKLQTIKVFIEVAKLHSFSSAAEVLGMSAPAATRAVAELEGRLRVKLFNRTTRLVRLTESGRRFFNSAVAIIEDLEEAEAAAAGLYATPAGTLTVTAPVVFGQKHVIPIVNEYLGLYSGVSVNAMFYDRITSLLEEELDVAIRIGHLKDSNLYATQVGSVRRIVCGSPRYFKKRGVPKCPEDLHEHDLIFPKTYEGTTTWQFRNGDKTERLKLNPRLTCNQNGAALRAAVEGHGITRLMSYQVGEELEKGNLESILTGYEEAPLPVNVVHLEGRRANAKVRSFIDLAVERLRENPFISGNI, from the coding sequence GTGGATAAATTGCAAACTATTAAAGTGTTTATTGAAGTCGCTAAATTGCATAGTTTCTCGTCTGCTGCTGAGGTGCTGGGCATGTCGGCGCCTGCAGCTACGCGCGCGGTTGCGGAATTGGAAGGGCGTTTACGCGTCAAATTGTTTAACCGCACTACCCGTTTGGTACGGCTAACCGAATCGGGTAGGCGCTTTTTCAATAGTGCTGTGGCTATTATCGAGGATTTAGAAGAAGCAGAAGCCGCGGCAGCAGGGCTATACGCTACACCGGCTGGCACTCTAACGGTAACTGCTCCAGTGGTTTTTGGTCAGAAACATGTGATCCCTATTGTTAATGAGTACTTAGGCTTGTACTCGGGAGTAAGTGTAAATGCGATGTTTTACGATCGAATAACAAGTTTATTGGAAGAGGAGCTTGATGTTGCCATTCGTATAGGCCATTTAAAAGACTCAAATCTGTATGCGACTCAAGTTGGCTCAGTTAGACGTATCGTGTGTGGCTCGCCGCGTTATTTTAAAAAACGTGGAGTGCCCAAATGCCCTGAAGATTTACATGAACATGATTTGATTTTCCCAAAGACCTATGAGGGTACAACTACTTGGCAATTTAGAAATGGCGATAAAACAGAACGACTAAAGCTGAATCCAAGATTGACGTGTAATCAAAATGGGGCTGCGTTAAGAGCCGCAGTTGAAGGGCATGGCATTACTCGCTTGATGTCTTATCAGGTCGGTGAAGAATTAGAGAAAGGTAATCTTGAGAGTATTTTGACTGGTTACGAAGAGGCTCCTTTACCGGTGAATGTTGTTCATTTAGAGGGCCGCCGTGCGAATGCAAAAGTACGGTCATTTATTGATTTAGCCGTAGAGCGGCTGAGAGAGAATCCATTTATTAGCGGAAATATTTAA
- a CDS encoding glutathione S-transferase family protein: MSKLDLYTWNTPNGRKTTIMLEEIAQPYTLIKVDIGIGAQKQPNFLHINPNGRIPALFDHQSGARVFESGAILVYLAEKFPAGKKLLPSAPAERAEVLSWTYWQTGGLGPILGQYNHFSTKNINVNYAKQRFKEESIRLLNILDDRLKESPFLGGKHYSIADIMCFPWVSGALKTLAPSTQEAFKNFNSLLSWHQIISARPAVKKGLMRLDDVSNSRY, encoded by the coding sequence ATGAGTAAGCTTGATTTATACACTTGGAATACGCCTAATGGCCGCAAGACCACAATTATGCTTGAAGAAATAGCACAACCCTACACGCTTATAAAGGTGGACATTGGCATTGGAGCACAGAAACAACCCAACTTTTTACACATAAATCCCAATGGACGTATACCAGCATTGTTTGACCATCAATCCGGAGCGCGGGTATTTGAATCTGGGGCGATATTAGTGTATCTGGCCGAAAAATTTCCAGCGGGAAAAAAGCTATTACCCAGTGCCCCAGCAGAACGTGCCGAAGTACTAAGCTGGACCTATTGGCAAACAGGTGGCCTCGGCCCCATACTTGGGCAATACAACCACTTTTCAACAAAAAATATAAACGTAAACTACGCCAAACAACGCTTTAAAGAAGAATCTATACGATTATTAAATATATTAGACGATCGCTTAAAAGAGAGCCCCTTTCTTGGCGGTAAACATTACTCCATCGCGGATATCATGTGCTTCCCTTGGGTGTCTGGCGCTTTGAAGACACTAGCACCGAGCACACAGGAAGCATTTAAAAATTTTAATAGCCTTCTAAGCTGGCACCAAATAATATCTGCAAGACCTGCAGTAAAGAAAGGTTTAATGCGTCTAGACGATGTGAGCAACAGCCGCTATTAA
- a CDS encoding carboxymuconolactone decarboxylase family protein, whose protein sequence is MSRINTPQTIQEAPKASQSILDTVNQQLGSVPNLFRITSNSPHTLEGYIALNSALAKGTLPAATRERIALAIAEINGCDYCLAAHNYLGRNLAKLSSEEININRRGSSLDAKAAAAVEFAATIVKQRGRTSKADFEAVRAAGYSDAQIIEIVGHTALNTLTNYLNETLKTVIDFPAVVPLGAS, encoded by the coding sequence ATGTCACGTATTAATACCCCCCAAACAATACAAGAAGCACCAAAAGCATCTCAATCAATATTAGATACGGTAAACCAACAATTAGGCAGTGTGCCTAATTTGTTCCGTATTACAAGCAATAGCCCTCACACACTAGAAGGCTATATCGCTTTAAATAGTGCGCTTGCTAAAGGCACGTTACCAGCAGCCACGAGAGAGCGCATAGCACTCGCAATTGCAGAAATAAATGGCTGTGATTATTGCCTAGCAGCACATAATTATTTAGGTAGAAATTTAGCCAAATTAAGCAGCGAAGAAATTAACATAAACCGTCGAGGCAGCTCACTAGACGCCAAAGCTGCAGCTGCAGTTGAATTCGCAGCAACCATTGTGAAACAACGAGGAAGGACGTCTAAAGCAGACTTTGAAGCGGTGCGAGCAGCTGGATATAGCGATGCACAAATCATCGAGATAGTTGGCCATACAGCTTTAAACACACTAACGAATTACCTAAACGAAACACTTAAAACTGTTATTGACTTTCCAGCCGTCGTCCCTTTAGGTGCCTCTTAA
- a CDS encoding DUF1348 family protein translates to MSRPPLPPFNEETAKRKIRLAEDGWNSRDPHKVALAYTENCTWRNRAEFISGRKAIIAMLTRKWIRELDYRLVKELWAYTENRIAVRFAYEFRDDSNQWHRAYGNENWEFNKDGLMQCRIASINEHVIAADDRLFLWPLGTRPNHTPSLTEYGL, encoded by the coding sequence ATGTCACGTCCACCGTTACCTCCATTCAATGAAGAGACAGCAAAGCGAAAAATCCGTTTAGCCGAAGATGGCTGGAACAGTCGTGATCCACACAAAGTTGCTTTGGCATACACCGAAAACTGCACTTGGCGTAATCGTGCCGAGTTTATTAGTGGGCGCAAAGCAATCATAGCAATGCTCACGCGAAAATGGATTCGCGAACTAGATTATCGCCTAGTGAAGGAACTGTGGGCCTACACTGAAAATCGCATTGCCGTTCGCTTCGCTTATGAATTTAGAGATGACTCAAATCAATGGCACCGCGCCTACGGCAACGAAAATTGGGAATTTAATAAAGATGGGTTAATGCAATGCCGTATAGCTAGCATCAATGAACATGTAATTGCCGCAGACGATCGTTTATTTCTTTGGCCGCTTGGAACACGCCCAAACCACACCCCAAGCCTAACTGAATATGGGCTTTAA
- a CDS encoding glutathione S-transferase family protein, which yields MNVKFPKANAPIKLYRHPLSGHCHRVQLMMSLLDVPYETIDLDMDNGAHKTPSYLKISPFGQVPAIDDNGITLTDSNAIIIYLEKKYNNDYEWYPQDPVQAAEVQRWLSVAAGEIAYGPNAARLVKVFGANIDYEIAQRKTYTLFSVLERILNTRNYLAGNTITVADVAGYSYISLAPEGDISLESYPAIRGWLERIESQPRFIGTQRAPLSTI from the coding sequence ATGAACGTGAAATTCCCTAAAGCAAATGCACCTATTAAACTTTATCGTCACCCACTATCTGGTCATTGCCACCGCGTGCAACTAATGATGTCGCTTTTGGATGTCCCCTATGAAACTATAGATCTTGATATGGATAACGGTGCGCACAAAACACCCAGCTATCTAAAAATTAGTCCCTTTGGTCAGGTACCAGCGATTGATGATAACGGCATAACCTTAACTGACTCAAACGCCATAATTATCTACTTAGAGAAAAAATATAACAATGATTACGAATGGTATCCACAAGACCCCGTACAAGCGGCAGAAGTACAGCGCTGGCTATCTGTTGCGGCCGGAGAAATCGCTTACGGCCCCAACGCTGCGCGCTTGGTAAAAGTTTTCGGTGCAAACATTGACTATGAAATAGCTCAAAGAAAAACATACACGCTGTTTTCAGTTCTAGAACGAATACTCAACACACGTAATTATCTTGCTGGTAATACCATCACAGTCGCAGATGTGGCTGGTTATAGCTACATATCACTCGCACCAGAAGGAGACATTAGCTTGGAATCGTACCCAGCCATTAGAGGTTGGCTAGAACGCATCGAAAGTCAGCCACGTTTTATTGGTACGCAACGTGCCCCTTTGTCCACCATCTAA